CATATTTCTTCGCGGCCCAGGCGTCGTCCATGAATTGGCAAATTTGCAGGTCAGGTGCCGGGCTGTCCGCTGTCTCCTGATAGCGGTCCACATACATCTCGGAAAATTCCTGGGTGCCGGGATAATTCTTGAACCACCAGCTCTTGTAGTGGTCATTCGTCGGACGAATCGTCAGGCTGCGGCCGCCATAGCGGTTGTCTGCCTCGAAGACCTGAACGGAAAAGCCGCTGCGGGCCAGCGTCAAGGCAGCCGTCAGCCCGGCGACGCCGGCGCCGAGGATGGCGACGCTTTTGCCTTTGCCAAACCCTGTTGGCAGGTTGGGTTTGCTGGTCCGGTAGGCCGCCTGGGCACTGCCAAATCCGGTGATGAGAGACGGAGCCGCAAAAGAACCGGCCAGGGCTGTCATGCCGCGCAGCAGCGTGCGGCGGGAAATCGAGTAAGACATCGCAATCCTGTCATTGAAGAGAGGGTGGCGAGCGGCCGGGAACATCATGATCAAGGTCGGCTCGATCGGAAAAAGAGCCCCTTCCTTCATGGAAAGGAGAATGAGATTTTCTGTGAAATTTCGAGGGTTCTCCTGCGCTCTGCGTCAAGCAGACAGCACAAATTTGCAACCTTCGGGAGTAATCATGAAGTTTCTAAAATTCCTCGTCAACTCTTGATGGATGGAAAGGACGAACTATTTTTGGTTGTAATGTCTGATCTCGCACTTGGTCGCGGTTTTCGAAAAAACAAGCCTTCAACGCAGCAGCCCGGAAATCAGGTGTGATTTCCGGGCTGCTGATCTATCAAAATGGCGGGTATAATCAGCCTTTCGGCTTGAAGCTTTTCTTGGCGCCGCCAGCCGGGCCTTCGAACTTGCCCTTTGGCTTTCCTGCATAAGCGGGCTTGTCGCCCTTGCCTGCATAAGCGGGCTTATCGCTCTTGCCCGCATAAGCTGGCTTGTCACCTCTGGGCTTGCCCGACCAATCGGCCTTGGGCTTGTCCCAGCTGCGGGCGTCACCAGCCGCATTGGATTTTTTCTTGAAGGAAGACGCAGGCTTGGGGTTGCCCCAGACATCGTCATCGGCCTTGGCGAGGTCGTCCTTGTAGGGGCGGCGCTCGGTGGCTTCGGCCTTGGCGGCATAGGGCTTCTTGTCGCCTTGGGGCGCGCGGGGCTTGCGTTCGGCAAAGTCGCTATCGTCGCGTGGCGGACGGGCTGCGCGCTCCTTTGGCGGCGCGTTGAAGTCGGGCATGCCAGGCAATTGCTTGACGATAATGCCGCGTTCCAGCGTCTTGTTGGGGCCAAGTGCCGTCAGGAACTGCTCGAGATTGGCCTGGGCGATCTCCACGAAGGTCTCTTCCGGCTGCATCTTGATCGCGCCGATTTCGTTCTTGGTGATATTGCCGTTGCGGCACAGCATCGGAATCAGCCAACGCGGCTCCGCACTTTGGCGGCGGCCAACGGACAGCGAGAACCAGACGCTGGGGCCAAACTCGCTGCGCGGACGCGGCGGGGTGTTCGGCTCATAGGTGTCATTCTCGCGGCGCGGACGCTCTGCCTGAATCTTGACCTCCATCAGGTCTTCCGGGGCAGACCGGGTGCTGCGATAGGCGCGCAGATAGGCGGCCGCGATCTTGTCGGCACCGTGGGCTTCCAGCAACCGGGCAATGGTGGCGGCTTCTTCCTCGCTGATGGCTTCGCTGAACACCGGATCGGCCAGCAGGCGCTCATCGTCGCGGGCTATCACTTCATCGGCGGAAGGCGGCTTGACCCAGGCGGCCTGGACATTGGCGCCGCCCAAAATACGTTCGGCCTTGCGGCGCTGGCTCATCGGCACGATCAGCGCCGAAACGCCCTTGTTACCGGCGCGGCCTGTGCGGCCTGAGCGGTGCAGCAGGGTTTCGGAATTGGTGGGCAGGTCGGCGTGGATGACGAGTTCCAGGCCCGGCAGGTCGATGCCGCGGGCTGCAACGTCTGTCGCGACGCACACACGGGCGCGGCCATCGCGCATGGCTTGCAGCGCATGGGTGCGCTCGCTCTGCGAAAGTTCGCCTGACAGGGCCACGACGGAAAAGCCGCGATTGTGCAGGCGGGCGGTCAGATGGTTGACATTGGCGCGGGTGGAACAGAACACGATGGCGTTGCGGGCTTCATAAAAGCGCAGCGCGTTGATGATCGCGTTTTCCTTATCGGCAGGCACGGTCAGCATGGCGCGATATTCGATATCGATATGCTGCTTCTGTTCAGAAACAGTCTCGATCCGCTTGGCATCGCGCTGATAGCTGCGGGCCAGATCGGCGATGGAGCGCGGCACGGTGGCCGAGAACATCAGGGTGCGGCGCTCGTCCGGCGATTCCTTCAGGATGAATTCCAGATCCTCGCGGAAGCCGAGATCCAGCATTTCATCGGCCTCGTCCATCACCACAGCGCGCAGGCCGGAGAGGTCAAGGGCGCGGCGGGTAATGTGGTCGCGCAACCGGCCCGGCGTGCCGACGATAATATGCGCGCCACGCTCCAGCGCCCGGCGCTCATTGCGGATGTCCATGCCGCCAACACAGGTAGCGAAAATCGCGCCGGTGTTTTCATAGAGCCATTCCAGCTCGCGCTGCACCTGCAAGGCCAGCTCGCGGGTAGGGGCAATGCACAGGGCCAAAGGCTTGACGGCCCGGCCAAAACGGTTCTCACCGCCCAGCAGAGTAGGCGCCAGCGCCAAGCCGAAAGCCACTGTCTTGCCGGAGCCTGTCTGGGCCGAAACCAGCGCATCCCTGCCTTCAAGATCGGTATCGATCATTGCTTGCTGAACGGGGGTGAGGGTGGCGTAGCCACGTTTGCGCAAGGCCTCGGCAATCGCCGGGACGATGCCGTCATAATCGGTCATGGGGGTCATCTCTCGAAATGTCTGTCTTCAGGTCGCGCCAAAAAGCACGACGCCCGCCGATTGCGGGCATGTTTGGGCTGTTCCTACCCTCCAAACCACGGAAAGTACAGGGGGACGGTGGAAAAAGGGGTGAAATGGTGAAGAGGGGTGGGTGCGGCCCCCCGTCACCTGCTCGTTTAAACCCGCACCCGCGCCATGGCATAGGCATCGACAAAGGCGCCGGAGCGGAAGGCAAAGGCGCGGTGTGTGCCTTCACGGATGAAGCCGAGGCGTTCGTAAAGGGCGATGGCGGCGGCGTTGTCGGTAAACACCGTCAGCTCCAGGCGACGAATGTTCAGCCAGTCCTCGGCAATCGTCACCAACTCGCTCACCAGCGCCCGGCCAATGCCGCGCCCCTGATAGGCATCGTGAACGCCGATGCCGAGACTGGCTGTGTGGCTGCGGCGACCGATGCCCTGCATGAAGCCTGCATTGCCAACCACGATATCATCCATCACCGCGACCAGCGATATACCGTTCGCCTGACGGTTTTCGATATATTTGCGGACATCCTGTTCCGCCGGATAGGGCAGGCGCAGCGTACCGGCGCGGACGCCGGGCAGGCTTTGCAGGGCGGCAATGCCAGCGGCATCATCAGGGGATTGGGCGCGAATAAGCAGCCCATCCGGCCAGCTTGCATTTATGGCGACGGGGGAATTTGCTTCAACGGGCGAGGCGGATAGTGCAAGAGAGGACTTGTCTGGCACGGCTGGTCTCCAGGTGAGGCGAGGGAGCAGCGGTGCTTTCAAAACCCTGCTCTACTCGGCAGGGTTTGTGGGATGATCGCTTTTACATCGTG
This region of Agrobacterium vitis genomic DNA includes:
- a CDS encoding DEAD/DEAH box helicase produces the protein MTDYDGIVPAIAEALRKRGYATLTPVQQAMIDTDLEGRDALVSAQTGSGKTVAFGLALAPTLLGGENRFGRAVKPLALCIAPTRELALQVQRELEWLYENTGAIFATCVGGMDIRNERRALERGAHIIVGTPGRLRDHITRRALDLSGLRAVVMDEADEMLDLGFREDLEFILKESPDERRTLMFSATVPRSIADLARSYQRDAKRIETVSEQKQHIDIEYRAMLTVPADKENAIINALRFYEARNAIVFCSTRANVNHLTARLHNRGFSVVALSGELSQSERTHALQAMRDGRARVCVATDVAARGIDLPGLELVIHADLPTNSETLLHRSGRTGRAGNKGVSALIVPMSQRRKAERILGGANVQAAWVKPPSADEVIARDDERLLADPVFSEAISEEEAATIARLLEAHGADKIAAAYLRAYRSTRSAPEDLMEVKIQAERPRRENDTYEPNTPPRPRSEFGPSVWFSLSVGRRQSAEPRWLIPMLCRNGNITKNEIGAIKMQPEETFVEIAQANLEQFLTALGPNKTLERGIIVKQLPGMPDFNAPPKERAARPPRDDSDFAERKPRAPQGDKKPYAAKAEATERRPYKDDLAKADDDVWGNPKPASSFKKKSNAAGDARSWDKPKADWSGKPRGDKPAYAGKSDKPAYAGKGDKPAYAGKPKGKFEGPAGGAKKSFKPKG
- a CDS encoding GNAT family N-acetyltransferase translates to MLIRAQSPDDAAGIAALQSLPGVRAGTLRLPYPAEQDVRKYIENRQANGISLVAVMDDIVVGNAGFMQGIGRRSHTASLGIGVHDAYQGRGIGRALVSELVTIAEDWLNIRRLELTVFTDNAAAIALYERLGFIREGTHRAFAFRSGAFVDAYAMARVRV